From the Coffea eugenioides isolate CCC68of chromosome 1, Ceug_1.0, whole genome shotgun sequence genome, the window ttttatttttacctctttttcttttatttgctcTCGTAGAAAAGATGCGATAATACATTAAACTCTATTTTTACCTATATGCCATATTGCCATGAAGTAAAAACTAGAAAGCGTACTAGTACCGAGTACGAACACGCTTGGTATGttaataaagaaaagaaacaagacaaTAAGGCTCGCACCGCGTCCACGTCAATGCAGAATTCTGCTGCACAGTGATCGAATACCGGGGATGACACTTGTCCTAAGGCAAAAGTGATCATATCGTGGGCCTAACTCATTTTAGTCCCGAAGCAACAAACGCTTAAGTAGACAGCACAGATCATGTACTGCAAGTCTTCAAAGCCCAAATGCTTCCGTTGCCTTAATTGGACATGGCAATGGAGGCCCAACTTTCCTGCCATTCCTTGGTCTGTTTGGAAGCTGCGGACAAACCCGCCACAAGCAACAGGTTATGTAAAGCCGGGCCATTATTGCACTTGTTTAGTTCCGATAAGATAAGATTCCAATTCAAGCAAAATATTTCAGTAAAAATGTTAGGCAGCTAGCAGATTATTCAACTTCAATCATCATTAAATCTTAGCTGAGGCTTGTGAGAAACAAACAGCTTTTTTCGCTTCCTCAGAAGTAGGATACGAGTCCGTTTAATGTTTGCCACTGAGGCCTACGGCCATCACAATGCGACTGCCAATGCCAATTTATGTGAAGGAAATTAagggattttttttcttcatattttGAAGCAAGGAACTACAAAGACAGCGTGGCCAAACAGGATCTCACATAACTGGACCTATGAATCCCggtggtttgtttggattgagatgatttcagataaaataatttgcttcacaaattccaatcacctttttagctcatatacatcatatcataaaaagtgctacagtaattatctcaaataaatcattcaaataaactcctatccaaacaaacctgaCACGAGGACCAACCAAACGAGAAATTTCGTGCTCAACTTTTACAGCTTAAACCATAAGCCGTAAGGCTTACTGGACAAGAAGCATCCACGGGGCTTGACAGTAGTACATGAGGTGAGATTTCCTTAATAACATGAAGAGCTTCATTATTCTAAGTTCCAGTTGCAAGGCCATTAGCCATCAACTGGCGAGTGAATGGATTGATTAGCAGTGAAAGTAGCAACTAGCTGTCATATCTGGTTTCATCTAGACTTAAACCATGATGCTGCAGCAACTTATAATTAGAAAACGTCTAGGATACCTTGTCAAAACTGATATATGTGATCGACCACTAACACAGATATCGATCGCATCAAACATGCCTCAAGCAATTTTTCATAGTCTGAAAAGATACATATGTTTTGCTCATTACAGATTGAACAAACTCTTGCAAATTTGTTCATAGTCATTTAGTCTTGGGCTCACTCACACGGATACTACTTTTACACACGCCATGTTTTCAAGTACACATCGTGCATCAGTCACCAAAATGATTATGTAGACTAACCCATGATTGACCCACAAATTGTTCATAGTGGTGCAAAACATCCATTCAACAAAAAGCGTTGAATCCCAAAACACATGCAAAACATCCAAATAACATGAAACAGATGATGTGTAATCCGGAAACAGATAGTACAAAGCATGAAATATGCAACACTCAAAAGCTACCCCACTGATCCACCCAAACCCACAAATTAAACATCTATTCGGCAAGAATCCCAGAAGACAAGTGCAAAAACATCTCAAAACCTAAAAAAGCGAAATAAACAGGGAGTCAACAGAACAAGGCGGCGCTCACTCTGCAAATAAGCTTCCAATCCTTGAAGAGTTAGTCAAGCCCAATGACCATTTGAAGAAACCGTATCACCTTCGTTGTATGATTACCATAAAGGCTGAGCATCACATATCCGTTTTACAACTAAAGAAGGAAATCAAATACTGGGAAACATGGATAATATGTCTACTACGAGCTGAAACAgatagaaattaaaaaaaaaaatcaattaaaacgtATTTCCAAATTCCAATCATACGAAACATCGAAACCTAACAACACAAATGGTAGTAAAGGAAGCTAAACTACAGATAGTAAACTGTTGGTCTACGCATGAAAGAGGTTCCTTTAGCCCTCATCTCACAGGCTATAATCACTAATACTATCAGAAATCCAATTCAATCAGGTCTTTTCTTCCCGGTCATCACCTCACCACATATTTTACTCTGAGCGGTTCGCATACCTCTCAACCTTATCATCATTAAGATTAATGCCTACCATAGCCTCGCCAAGCCCGCAGCTCACGTCCGCCAGCACCTCCGGGTCGCTATAATGCGTGACCGCCTGCACAATCGCCCTCGCCCGCCTCGCCGGATCTCCGCTCTTGAACACCCCTGAGCCCACGAACACCCCGTCACATCCCAGCTGCATCATCAGCGCCGCATCCGCCGGCGTCGCAACTCCTCCGGCTGCAAAGTGGACGACCGGAAGCCTCCCCAATTGCTTGGTCTGCATCACCAAGTCATACGGGGACTGAATTTTTTTGGCAAACGAGAAGACCTCATCGTCATCCATGTTTCGGAGGACTCTGATATCACCCATCACGGAGCGGACGTGGCGGACGGCCTCGATGATGTTACCAGTGCCGGCCTCCCCTTTGGTACGAATCATGGCGGCGCCTTCCCTAATGCGGCGGAGGGCTTCCCCAAGGTTGCGGCAGCCGCAGACAAAAGGGATGCGGAAATTATGCTTATTAATGTGGTTTTCGTCGTCGGCAGGGGTGAGGACCTCCGACTCGTCGACGTAATCGATTCCGATGGCCTCGAGGATTTGGGCCTCGACGAAATGGCCAATCCGGGCCTTGGCCATGACGGGGATGGTAACGGCTTGCTTGATTTCTTTGATGAGCTGAGGGTCGGACATGCGGGCGACGCCGCCCTGGGAGCGGATGTCGGCGGGGACACGCTCGAGGGCCATGACGGCGCATGCACCAGCCTCTTCGGCGATGCGGGCCTGCTCGGGGGTGACAACGTCCATGATAACGCCGCCACGGAGCATCTGGGCAAGGCCCACTTTGACGGAGAAAGGGGATTTCTTTGCGGTCTCGGTGATTGCACCGTTGCCATAGACCGTTACGACACCGCTTCCGGCCATTATTGTTTCTTCGTTATGAGGGGGTGTGCGTAGATCGGGTGCGTGAAAATGTGGGGGAGGGATTGAATGAAGAATGGAGCTAAAAAGAAGAGGGCAGGAAATTCTTCTGTGGCTGTGGATGGCTTGGCTTTAAATActagcaaaaataaaagaattttcatctggaggttttttttttgaggttttATTTTTCGATTCTTTCATAATGTAGCATTATTGGGCTTCAATCCCTCTGTCCCCAAAGCAGTCTCTGTCCCCTATGTTCCTTATTTGTACATCTGCCATGTATCTTTAGCCTTTTGTTACTCAAGTTAGCCTTTTGATAATAATCTATTAACAAATTTActcaaaatcaattaaaacagaTAACTCAAAACTCTTTTTAACAAAGCGTCTTGTTGATCATAAACATAGAAATCAACTAAAACTcttctttattttgtttgagtttGGATTAACAAAACTTGTCAACAGATTATTATCAAAAGGCTAACTTGAGTAACAAAAAGCTAGAGACACGTGACAAATGTACAAATAAGGGACAGAGACTACTTTGAAGACTGAGAATTTGAAGCCGTATTATTGCCTTTTGAGTTTTGAGTTTATAAATaggaaaatatatttttcaatttaattttttattttgggccAGTACTATTTGTTTGTATCGTTCGCACTGTTGGTGCTTACTGTTTTGTTTCTTAATGCGGCTGCTGGCTCCCCCaatatcttcttcttttttttcccgtTTATCTTCCGAATTGAAATACTACTAATTATTAAAACATGCTAgcatgaataaaaaaaaaaaaggaaagctagaagaagaaaaagaaggggtGGGAGTGGGAGGAGAAGATGTGGATGCTGATGGCACACGGAGACGCAAAAATGCTTGTTTCTAATACCGTCTTGGTACTGCTAGCATGGGAATATGGCAGAAGCTGCTTCCTCCTTTTttacataataataataacttatGTGATAAAGAATGgacaacaaaaaataaataaattgagcaCATTTGAATAGCTTTAATTTTGATGCCAACCTTTCTTTTTAGTTTTCCTGATGAAGCCTTAAACACGGTAGGCTGCAAGGTTCACTCCATAATCACGAAGAAAGTAGTGGTGCTGCTATGTTTTACCCTCAAatgtttacaaaaaaaaaaaaaaatcgagatATTAGATAGGTACTTGTTTCTATTTTTCAGTTCTTTTCCAATTTAAAATTGGAGTTCTTAGTCCCGATCATGTGTCATTCATTACTCATGCCTGGAAATGTCATGCGTCAGAAATGGAAATTGGatatctgcacaaatttcttcCAACCAACAATTTGTttgaataaatcttatatacactaaaTAATAGTGTATGTATACACATCAAAGAATGCTTGTTCAAAGATGAAAGTGTATACACAATCGGTGTATAGAATATTAATTAGTAATTCAAATTGTTTTGGtgcactaattttttttccacCGATGATCATAGACAGTAATAAATTGGTTAAATTCTGttagaacaaaaataaaaataaaagtggCCTCAAACAGGGAGCTTTTTCTCCTTAAAGGCTTAAACTATTTAGAAAAATTCTCCTTCTCAAGCACTGTGAAACGACATGAAAAGCAAAAGGCAATTAAAGGATCACTTTCGATCGTACATGCACTTTcgtttcaaaaacaaaaaaataatggAGTAATAAGAATCTCTTAAAAATTTTGGGTACTTCATTAACTAGTTGATGGCATGGTGCGCATGATTACGAACTCCATTCAGGGTCGGTCAAAGGCAAGTCTAACTACGCAAGTGATAAAGGCGGCGAATTGTAGGAGAGTTGTAATCAAACACTGGATATAGATTGTGTTGTATCAAACATTGGATTTAAGGTCCTCAGCCGCACTTTCAGTTATCAATTGGCTGGATGGTGTTGGTTTGTGGGTTTCACTTTAAATTATGTTTTGCACCAGGATTTCGATTACCTCTGAGTGTTTCTAATCTAACTGTTTAGGGTTAATTTTTGACTTGTTGAAAAAAAACTGGATATAGAAAATATTAAGACTATTAATCACACTTTGCAGCCGCCAAATCTTTGACCGCTTTGTTGTCCTAATTCTAATCTTTTTCTTAACTTCTTTCATTCTCAAAAGGAATCTCTCCCATACGCACATGCCGTTTGCTTTCCAAGAAGTTGCTTCTCCTTTTCATGCTTTCCcttttcaccttttgttcctttttttttttaataattttatcatttgtatttaaaaaaaaaaaaagacgaccattatttcctttttgccgttagggttttttttttttttgtcattcgTCATTTACTTACTTTACTCATATTCTAACCTAATATAGAGGAAGACCCAACTAGACCTATAGAAGAGCCAATGAAAACTGAACTACCGTCAGATACGCACCCGTATAAATTTGAGGAAACCACGTATTGTGTCAAATGAGGACCAGACGGGTGCCTTTGGGGGCTGAGCAACCACCATTTCCTTTCACTTGTTATAAGTAGCACAATTAATGAGTCGACTCCTTCTGGGAACAAAAGCTGTTAAATTCCAGTTCTATTACATGCCACTCCAGCTTACCAAAGTGGTTTAAAGGCATAACTATGATTTGTGCAACTAATGCTACAAAATACTTCACCACTCTTCGATCGAATTTCAATTTGGCATTTCTAGAAAACTTTTACGGGCATATCATTTTCTTGACGCTAGCAAGTCGCATCATTTTCTTGACGCTAGCAAGTCGCGTCATTTTCTTGGCCTTGTTActttaaatttctaaaataCCAATTGCCAAATCTCCTCAGCCTCATTTTGAACCTTTCAGGTTCTGGGATTGATATGGGTACCTTATCAAATCCAGTTTCTGCCTATTTGTAAACTTTTCGTGGTGATTGTCCAAACACAGATCTTTTTCAAGTTCATATAATgccaagctaaaaaatacctaCATATCTTATTCAACTTTGATAGTAGAAGCTAGAACAACTGTTTCACGTaggaaataataataataatgataaataaAGAATAACTGAACTAATTAATAAAcagtcaaaagaaaagaagcacTACTTGTCTATCTGAACGCATTTTCGGTGAACTTATCCCTCTACTCTTTCCGTTtgtttctgatttttctttcaCGATTCTAAAGATCTTTGTCCAATCCAATGAAAAGGGGCCAAGGCTGGAATTAGCTTGGACTGCTAACAACTTATACTCTCTATCGTTCCTTCTGCTCAACTTATAAACTTACAGAAGCTGTATGACCAAAAAAGCAAATGCCAAACTGCGCATTTCTGTGACTCCACCCTCAGTATGATGTAAACTTGTTTGTTATCCCTATCAATGGTGATCAACGTTGCCACTTGAAAGCTAAATCGAGCAAGGGAGTGATGAAGAGGGGAAAGCAAGCGACTTTCTAAGGAATCGTCTTTGATTCTCATCAGCAAAGCAGAGCACTGAATCCACGCACACCTCCATGGCAGCAGGAGGTTGACGAGGTCTGAAATCCAGCAGCTTCGAGTATTCCACTAGGAGATGATACATGTAATCGTAGACCCTATCCATCGTCAAATTTCCAATGAAATCTTGGGCAGCTCTTCCCACTGCTTCAGCCTATTTAATTAAGATGTTGCGGAGAACTATTCAGTTTATAAATGCCAATTTTTGTTAAAGGAACGCAAGGATGCATATTTGTACACAACTTTTCTCTTGGCAACATTTCCTCTTTATTTTTCACTTGCTATAAATGTTTAGAAGGGGAGAGGGGCGATTAGGAAGTAGGAAATGGAGAGAATTGAAAACTCATTCTAAGATAAGGAATAAAAATTTGGCCCTAAGCTAAATATCTATAGAAATTCTATTCCGATCTATCCGTGAATGCAGAACAACAATATTTTAGCATGACTTCCACTATGGACATGCTGAAAAATCACACACACTTGGAAATTGAAGGGTAACATTTCCTTATTTCCTTATTATTTTATCCCTCCCAGATGTGTGGTCGAAAGTGTGACTTATATCAGATTTTGCCACTTAAAATTCCAAGTTTGAAACCAACTAACATCTCACGATAATCCTGGTCAAGGAACAAAACAGAGAAAACTTTAAtgcaagataagaaagaagTGGTACCATATCAGGATGTCCATAGCCCCACTCAACAGCAAGCTTTATAGACAAGCACAAATCAGATGGACGAACCGGCAAATAATTTTTCTGCGGAGTCAGCCCACGACTGAAAAAATCTAGATATTCTGGTGATACTATAAGTGGAACTGAACCACATGCCAGAATGTATTTCAAGCTCACTGACCAAGCGTATCCTTCAGTATAGATCTTGTACCTGCATATTAAAGAAAACAGACACTAAAGGATCAACTAAATAGAGAAAAAGCTCTCTAATGATACACTTTCACAGAACCAATTAGGACTCATAAATTTGGTACCTTGCCATGTACATACTTATTTATTACATACTTTGTACAAACATCAGTGCAATGCGATGATGAGACATGTAATCTGTGGCGGGTGACTCCAAAATCTAAGTGATTTGAATCATCTTCCAAGCTTGTGCATTTGGCAGGGTGATCAGAAGTGAGTGAATAGCAAAGACAAACCTAGATTACTACCAGACTATAGTTGAGTTTTACTCAGCTATCAGTTCATCCTCAATATatggagaaaaaagaaatctatAAATGAGGTTCCACTCAATGTTTTTAAACCAGTTGCAACCATGGCAGTATGTCCCAACTGCCTACTCGCTGTGGTTCTTGAAGTGGAGATATTGCAAGACTTGTAAAGCAACTTACTGATGGTTACACTGATCTGATAGTTTTGACTGCTTAAAACCTCCTCTTGCCGCTTCTCCCCAGTCCTGTGATCAGAAAGGTAAGGGGAAAAGGGGAAAATTTAGAAATTCCTTGCCTTCATGGCTCAGGATAAAAATCAACGAATGCAAAACACTGAAGGGGTGATGAAAATCGAAACCCATCAACCTGTCGCATTATTTGTGCTCTCCACATCTCAGTGTCATTGCATTGAAGCAACGCCATCCTAAGAGGAGAAGCAACATCAGGGTTTCCTTTCCAGTATGCTATAGGCGACTTCTTTCGCCAACTGTGAGCTTGTGAACCTTCTTTAATGCTTCTAAATTCTTCTTCCCATGGCTGTATATTGATTTCTGACCTGTCAAACATAGTTATTATTAACCATGAATATCAGACAGAAAATGTTCAAGCATTGAGTAAGAGCTTATGACAGAAAGACCATGCAACAATCACTGCCCAGAGTTCATAACAACCTTGAATTGAAACAAAGAAAACTATAACTAGAATATGACTATTGACAATTACAAATAGGCAGTCTTATAAACAGGAAAGGATGCATTTGGTGCTTCAAAAAACTGCATGAATCTTCCACTCAAATAGGATGATCATTGTCACAAATACATGTGAACTCCTTTACAACATGCTGTCTGTGAGCTTTACAACTCGACTAAATGCTTATTCAGTTCAAACTCATATTAGCCTAGTCACATataaagaggaaaaagaacCGTATCATTGTGCCTGTAGATTGTACTTAACTACAATCACTTTACTTCTAAACATAACCAAGATTGGAGTAcataaaattccagaatcttaCCAACCCCAGAAAGACCAATCAGGGAACGGAATATCAAAGTGTGCTGGTGTCGTGCAATAGCGAAACAATGGTAGAGGCATCGAAGCATGCTCAGTGCGATTAATAGTTGGCTTATCCATACAATCAAACATCAAATCCACATCTGGAATCTTGCCAGGGTACCTCCTAAGAAGCTGCAAGAAACTCCAAATAGTGAACATTGCCCGGCTCTGTACACAGGCATAATATAAGTCCACATACAATTTACCACCAATTATCAGAATCCTAAAAGCTGCAAAATTTTGAGCCCCCATAATGTGCCTCGCAGAGATCTTAGACTTAGTCCAGGGCTCCAAATCCCTGTGTATGTATTTAAAAAAATCAGGACAGCTTTCGCTTTTGGAAAGATCATGTTTTGGCGGGTTATGCTGTGAAGTGTTATCTGTGGTGCTGCGACCACAAGAAAGGTAAGAACACTGCAGAATTTTGGAAGCGACCGAGTACTTGGATTCTTGGTCTAAGGAGGATGGTTTTGGCGGGAAAGGATGCCATGGTGTGGGTTCCAAGTTGTGTCCGGCAATTGTTTTGGTGCTTGAAACGAAGCTCTGCACAAATGAATCCACCTGttcaatcaaaaaaaaaaaaaaataccgtCATCAATTTGGAAATGCAAAATTGAATCACTTGCAACCTTCCAGTCaaagcttttttatttttatttttatctttttggtGGGGGTGAGGGTAGGGCGTTCAGAGAGATCATGGATTTATAGACTTACGGGCCAATGTGATGCAACTAAGAAATCAATTTATTAGATAACAGACTAGATTTATTGTGATGCAACTACGAAATCAATTTATCAGATAGCAGACTAGATATCAACTAAGAAATGTTCGGGAAGAATAACTTTTTGAGCAAAGATGAAGGATAGCGCAAACGTTATATGTTGTTCCACTCTAAGCATGCCCAAATAGGTAAAGAACAGAACCAAACACGTCCAAATAAAATACTAAGCAGTAACGACGTAAAGAATCAAAGGAAAAGAGACCAAAAAAGGGCACCTCGAAGAAGAGGAGGATGGTGAAAGAGAGTGCGGCAACGACGACAAAGAAGCGGGGAATGAAGAAGGATGAGGAAGGGGAGCGATTGGCAGGCCTGGAAATGTTTGATAGAAGGCCCATTTTGGTAGTTGCTGGCGTTGGCGTTGGCGGTGGTGGAGATTGGGGATGAGGAGGGGCAGCAGCATTTTTTTCATCGTCGGCGAACGATTGCGTGTTTATTTAAAAATCTCTGTCACCAATACCATGCGAGCTCCGTCTCTTGAGCTCTTTGCTCTCTCTCCCATCTCTTTCTCTTTCACTCTTTCCTTCCTATTTTACAGTTGGCGGTTTTTGTTTTATCGGCCGGTACACGCACCCATATTCCACGTGGAATGTCCGCCTACTCCGTCTCCTCccaattatttatttatttattcatccTTTGGTTTGCAAGTGGAATTGTTTTGGCGTCATCTGAAGCCTTTACCATATTCTTTGTGTGGtcaataaaataaatcataaccTTTTTAAAAGCCAACAACTTTcatgctgtttttttttttttacccaaaaaaaaaacgttGTATTTGAATaaagtattatttaaaataattattataatatattttatgatatgatgtatttaaaataaaaaaataattaaaaatattaaaaaaaataaataatatatttatgatacaaacgaaatattatttaaGATAATTTAACAATTCAAACACACTCTCGATCCTATATAAGTTTTTCTGATTAAAAGTTTGGTACCAACCCAAAGAACCGTAACCGGCTGACGCACTTAATTTATGACATGGTGTTCTGTTTCGTCTGATTTCATTCCATTTAACGAATTCCATTTATTCTGTTAGTATTAATATCTTCACCGCAGTCGAATATATCCTTACCAAAATATACTACCAATTAAATTACTCGCTTTAAATTCCCAACCTGCCGTTCATTTGAAATTGTCCCCACACTCCGAATTTGATTGGTGTACTAGAGGAGAGGAatgtttccttcttttttttttttggcttaatTACATTTATAGCGTGATTTCCTTTTTGACCCTATGGTAGTGGTGATTAGGTGAGATCCAATTTAGATGGATATCCAATTTCGGTAAAATGGAATTCAAAAAAATTGATTAATATCTAAAATAGTTTGAGAATGGATGTTTAATTTATTAGTAAATAGTGTTATAATTTCAGCTTCTAACAAATATGTGACATTAATATCGTACTAAGTAACGTATTAGTAACTTCTCTACTATCagttacatattaaatatactTAACTATCCACCTAAAACCCCAATTCAAAACTTTGGATATTACCAAAATATCAATTATCCAGTCACAATGTAGTTATCAATATccaaattaccaaataaaaGTTTGGACGATAATTGgatgtcaattttttttttttttaaaa encodes:
- the LOC113773008 gene encoding probable pyridoxal 5'-phosphate synthase subunit PDX1, which gives rise to MAGSGVVTVYGNGAITETAKKSPFSVKVGLAQMLRGGVIMDVVTPEQARIAEEAGACAVMALERVPADIRSQGGVARMSDPQLIKEIKQAVTIPVMAKARIGHFVEAQILEAIGIDYVDESEVLTPADDENHINKHNFRIPFVCGCRNLGEALRRIREGAAMIRTKGEAGTGNIIEAVRHVRSVMGDIRVLRNMDDDEVFSFAKKIQSPYDLVMQTKQLGRLPVVHFAAGGVATPADAALMMQLGCDGVFVGSGVFKSGDPARRARAIVQAVTHYSDPEVLADVSCGLGEAMVGINLNDDKVERYANRSE
- the LOC113779510 gene encoding protein O-glucosyltransferase 1, with the translated sequence MGLLSNISRPANRSPSSSFFIPRFFVVVAALSFTILLFFEVDSFVQSFVSSTKTIAGHNLEPTPWHPFPPKPSSLDQESKYSVASKILQCSYLSCGRSTTDNTSQHNPPKHDLSKSESCPDFFKYIHRDLEPWTKSKISARHIMGAQNFAAFRILIIGGKLYVDLYYACVQSRAMFTIWSFLQLLRRYPGKIPDVDLMFDCMDKPTINRTEHASMPLPLFRYCTTPAHFDIPFPDWSFWGWSEINIQPWEEEFRSIKEGSQAHSWRKKSPIAYWKGNPDVASPLRMALLQCNDTEMWRAQIMRQDWGEAARGGFKQSKLSDQCNHQYKIYTEGYAWSVSLKYILACGSVPLIVSPEYLDFFSRGLTPQKNYLPVRPSDLCLSIKLAVEWGYGHPDMAEAVGRAAQDFIGNLTMDRVYDYMYHLLVEYSKLLDFRPRQPPAAMEVCVDSVLCFADENQRRFLRKSLAFPSSSLPCSI